ATTTTGAAATTACAGATCTTTGGAATGGCACGATTATAAATCGTCAAGGTAATCAATATACCATTAGTTATCCCAGTTGGGATCGTGATATATCTCCTCAAGAAACTGTTTCCATTGGTTTTATTGGGAAACCTCTCAACACAAGTTTTTCCGAACCAACTAACTTTATACTCAATGGTGAGGGTGTTAATACTGAAAATCCTCTTCCCCGTATAACTATTAGTGATGCCACAGTAACAGAAGGTAATCAAGGACTATCTTATCTTATTTTTACAGTTTCTCTTGACTCGGGAAGTAATCAAACCGTTACGGTGAACTATAGCACCATAAATCAAACAGCAACAGCATCTCAAGATTATGAACCCATGTCGGGGGTTTTAACTTTTGCTGTAGGAGAGACAACCAAAACTATTTCTGTACCAGTATATGGCGATAATTTAGTAGAACAGAATGAGACATTACAGGTCATTCTTGACAATGCTTCAGGGGCAGTAATTGAAAATGGTCAAGCACTGGGAAATATTATCAATGATGATCAAAATCCTCCTTCAGAAAATGATAGTGATATAGTTGTTGATTTCACCGTCAATAATCAATGGAATAGTGGTTTTACCGGTACGATTACCATTACTAATCAAGGAACAAACCCTATAGATGGTTGGCAACTAGGTTTTAACGCACCATTTGAAATAGTTAATGTTTGGAATGCTAATAATAATAGCAATGATAGCCAAGGTTATAATTTTTCCAATCTGAGTTGGAATCGACAAATTCCCGTTAATGGTTCGATTTCTTTTGGCTTTAATGGCGCATGGACCCAAGGAAATATTCCTGAGCCTAGTAACTATTCATTTAATGGTATTCCCCTTGAAGATACGGAGGGAAATGTTGTTTTACCTACTCTAACGGTTAATAATGTAAATGTTACTGAAGGAAATAATACCATCGCTAATTTTATTGTTACCCTGAGTGAACCTAGTCAAAGGTTAGTAGAAGTAAGATATAGTACTGAGGATAATTCTGCTAGTGCCGGTTTAGATTATGAAGCTATTAGCGGAAACTTGGTATTTAACCCTGGAGAAACAAGTAAAACCATCGCAGTTAATATCTTTAATGATAGCATTTTAGAAGATAATGAGACGTTGAGCTTAAATTTATCTTCCCCTGTTAATGCAACCATCGAAGATGGACAAGGAATCGCAACTATTTTACAAGGGGGACTTACTGCCGAGGGAGGATGGCAAACTCAGGGTAATCAAATTATTGACCCCGATGGAAACCCCTTCCGGATTAGCGGAGTTAACTGGTTTGGGTTGGAAACGAGTAATTTTACTCCCCATGGTTTATGGGCAAGAAATTATCGGGATATGATGGATCAGATGAGGGATTTAGGATATAACACCATCCGACTTCCTTTTTCTAACCAACTTTTTGATTCTGGCAGTGTTCCCAATAGTATTAATTATAGTCTCAATCCAGATTTGCAGGGGCTTAATGGATTACAAATCATGGATAAAGTTGTTGACTATGCAGGACAGATAGGCTTAAAAATAATCCTCGATCGCCATCGTCCTAGTGCTGAGTCTCAATCTTCTTTATGGTACACCAATCAATATTCTGAAGCAAGATGGATTAGTGATTGGCAGATGTTAGCTCAACGCTATAGTGGGAATAACACAATTATTGGGGCAGATTTGCATAATGAACCCCATGGTTCGGCTACTTGGGGTAGTGGAAATATAGCTACAGATTGGCGTTTAGCGGCTGAAAGGGCTGGAAATGGCATTCTCTCTGTTAATTCTGACTGGTTGATTTTTGTGGAAGGTATCGAAAACTATAACGGCGAAAATTACTGGTGGGGTGGTAATTTAATGGGAGCAAAAGATTTTCCTGTGCGCCTTAACGTGGCGAATCGCTTGGTGTATGCTCCCCATGATTATCCTGCTTCGGTTTATCCCCAATCGTGGTTTAATAGTGCTGATTATCCTCAAAATTTGCCCGATTTGTGGGATCGTCATTGGGGTTATCTTCATCAAGAAAATATTGCTCCTGTGCTACTAGGAGAATTTGGGACAAAGTTGGAAACAAGAAGCGATCGCCTCTGGTTAGAAGAACTAATAAACTATCTAGGGGAAGGAAGTAACGGCATTAACTGGACTTATTGGTCATGGAATCCCAACTCTGGCGATACTGGAGGTATTCTTCAAGATGACTGGAATACCGTTAACACCGATAAACAAAATCTTCTTAATAATCTTTTGATTGATAACGGGGGGATTTCGTCTTCTGGTACTTTTACCATGGAAAATAATAATCCAGAAACGTCGCTGTTTGCTT
This is a stretch of genomic DNA from Cyanobacterium aponinum PCC 10605. It encodes these proteins:
- a CDS encoding cellulase family glycosylhydrolase; the protein is MVNTVDFALVNDWGSGFQGQLTITNNSSLLISDWTLTFSADFEITDLWNGTIINRQGNQYTISYPSWDRDISPQETVSIGFIGKPLNTSFSEPTNFILNGEGVNTENPLPRITISDATVTEGNQGLSYLIFTVSLDSGSNQTVTVNYSTINQTATASQDYEPMSGVLTFAVGETTKTISVPVYGDNLVEQNETLQVILDNASGAVIENGQALGNIINDDQNPPSENDSDIVVDFTVNNQWNSGFTGTITITNQGTNPIDGWQLGFNAPFEIVNVWNANNNSNDSQGYNFSNLSWNRQIPVNGSISFGFNGAWTQGNIPEPSNYSFNGIPLEDTEGNVVLPTLTVNNVNVTEGNNTIANFIVTLSEPSQRLVEVRYSTEDNSASAGLDYEAISGNLVFNPGETSKTIAVNIFNDSILEDNETLSLNLSSPVNATIEDGQGIATILQGGLTAEGGWQTQGNQIIDPDGNPFRISGVNWFGLETSNFTPHGLWARNYRDMMDQMRDLGYNTIRLPFSNQLFDSGSVPNSINYSLNPDLQGLNGLQIMDKVVDYAGQIGLKIILDRHRPSAESQSSLWYTNQYSEARWISDWQMLAQRYSGNNTIIGADLHNEPHGSATWGSGNIATDWRLAAERAGNGILSVNSDWLIFVEGIENYNGENYWWGGNLMGAKDFPVRLNVANRLVYAPHDYPASVYPQSWFNSADYPQNLPDLWDRHWGYLHQENIAPVLLGEFGTKLETRSDRLWLEELINYLGEGSNGINWTYWSWNPNSGDTGGILQDDWNTVNTDKQNLLNNLLIDNGGISSSGTFTMENNNPETSLFALESSENSNNAQTLNNSLNSDRDILINFQVDNRWNDGFTGSITITNQGETPIQGWELEFDSSFALTSLWNGKQKQISSDRYLVSNLSWNEEIPVNGSISFGFNGLWDGEIIPNPDNYFLNGQPLIDISSLSSI